The region CAACGAAGGGCTTTGGGATGAAGCACGTGTTTTTACTGGACCTGTTACTTTTAAAGAAGGTATAAAAACGCCTGTCTTTTCTGGTAAATTAGCTTCTGAACAACACATAAAACAAGACACTTTAAAACTATATACTAATGATTAAAACCATAATCTTCGATTTTGGAGATGTGTTTATCAATTTAGATAAAGAAGGCGCAATGACTAATGCATTGGAGCTATTTGAATTGGATGAATTATCTGAAGAACTTATCGCTTTTAATGCCTTTTACGAACAAGGATTGATTGACACCAACGAGTTTTTAGATTTTTACCTTAATAACTTTCCTAAATTATCTAAAAAAGATATTATTGAAGCTTGGAATTATATTATCTGCGATTTTCCACCTAAACGATTAGAGTTTATACAACAATTAGCTAAAGACAAACAGTACCAACTTATATTATTAAGTAACACTAACGAGTTGCACATTAATCATATCAAAGAATATATTCCGTTTTACGAAGAATTTAAAGCGTGTTTTGATCAATTTTATCTGTCTCATGAAATCATTCTACGCAAACCAAACGCAGATATTTTTCAGTTTGTTTTAGATGAAAATAATTTAAATCCAAAAGACTGTT is a window of Olleya sp. YS DNA encoding:
- a CDS encoding HAD family phosphatase, whose product is MIKTIIFDFGDVFINLDKEGAMTNALELFELDELSEELIAFNAFYEQGLIDTNEFLDFYLNNFPKLSKKDIIEAWNYIICDFPPKRLEFIQQLAKDKQYQLILLSNTNELHINHIKEYIPFYEEFKACFDQFYLSHEIILRKPNADIFQFVLDENNLNPKDCLFIDDTKENTETANKLGIHVWNNNPKTEDIIDLFTIKKDLF